One genomic window of Mercenaria mercenaria strain notata chromosome 2, MADL_Memer_1, whole genome shotgun sequence includes the following:
- the LOC123564678 gene encoding ADP-ribosylation factor-like protein 4C, whose protein sequence is MGGSSSTQIAMLGLDSAGKTTCLYRLKFNQYTATNPTVGFNCEKINVDNGTAKGSVFTIWDVGGQDKTRPLWKSYTRKADGIIYVVDSTDKERLEEAKIELTKLLRCPETLGLPVVVLANKQDLPRSMDSGEVEKLLSLHELPPGQLWHVEPTCAVTGEGLDEAVEKMCELIIKKKKAKRKR, encoded by the coding sequence ATGGGAGGCAGTTCATCAACACAAATTGCAATGCTTGGATTGGATTCAGCCGGAAAAACTACATGCCTCTACAGGCTAAAATTCAATCAGTACACAGCCACCAACCCTACAGTTGGGTTTAACTGCGAGAAAATAAATGTGGATAACGGAACTGCAAAAGGGAGTGTATTCACTATTTGGGACGTTGGGGGACAAGATAAGACCAGACCCCTTTGGAAATCTTACACAAGAAAGGCTGATGGAATCATTTACGTTGTAGATAGTACAGACAAAGAACGCTTGGAGGAAGCTAAAATTGAATTGACAAAGTTATTAAGATGTCCAGAAACTCTTGGATTACCAGTTGTTGTTCTGGCAAATAAACAGGATTTACCACGTTCTATGGATAGTGGTGAAGTTGAAAAGTTGTTGTCATTACACGAACTACCACCTGGACAGTTGTGGCATGTTGAGCCTACATGTGCAGTCACTGGGGAAGGGCTTGACGAAGCAGTTGAAAAAATGTGTGAGTTaataattaaaaagaagaaagcCAAACGGAAAAGGTGA